The Asticcacaulis sp. EMRT-3 region GAGGTGCGCATCTATGCCGAAGACCCGATCCGCAACTTCGCCCCCAGTCCCGGCCTGCTGACCGAGGTGGTCTTTCCGGCGGAGGCCCGCATCGACACCTGGGTCGAGGCGGGCACCGAGGTGTCGTCCTTTTATGATCCGATGATCGCCAAGCTGATCGTCAAAGGCGATGACCGCGCCGACGCCATTGCCCGCCTGAACGCCGCTCTGGCCGCCACGCGACTGGGCGGGATCGCCACCAATCTCGACTATCTGCGCGCCATCGCCGCCGACGCTGAATTCGCCGCCGGACAGGTTTCGACGGCCCGGCTCAACAGCTTTGTCTATACGCCGAAAGCCATTGAGATCATCGAACCCGGCACCTATACCACGGTTCAGGACTATCCGGGCCGGGTCGGGCTGTGGGACATCGGTGTGCCGCCGTCCGGGCCAATGGACGACCGCGCCTTTCGCCTCGGCAACGCCATTGTCGGCAATGACGAAAGCGCGGCGGGCTTCGAGGCCACGATCAGCGGGCCGGCGCTGAAATTCCACGCCGATGGCGTCATCGCCCTGACCGGCGCGGCCTGCGATGCGCGGCTTGATGATCAGCCGATCGGCTTCTGGCAGCCGGTGGCGGTGAAGGCCGGACAGGTGCTGCGTATCGGGCGGGTATCGAGCGGCTGCCGCACCTATCTGGCGGTGCGCGGCGGGCTGGACGTGCCCCTGTCGCTCGGCAGTCGCTCCACCTTTGTGCTGGGCCATTTCGGCGGCCATGCCGGGCGCACCCTGCGCGCGGGCGACATCCTGCCGGTGGGCGGACTGGAAACCGCCGAACCAAAAGCGCTCGATGCGGGGCTGATCCCGGCCTATGGCGATCACTGGGAGATCGGGGTTTTATACGGGCCGCACGGTGCGCCCGACTTCTTTACCGAAGCCTCGATGGACGCCTTCTTCGCCGCCGACTGGACCGTGCATTATAACTCGAACCGCCTTGGCGTCCGGCTGGTGGGGCCAAAACCCGAATGGGCGCGCAGCGATGGCGGCGAGGCGGGGCTGCACCCGTCCAATATCCACGATTGCGAATATGCTATCGGCAGCATCAACTTCACCGGCGACATGCCGGTCATCCTGACGCGCGACGGGCCGAGCCTCGGCGGTTTTGTCTGTCCGGTGACCATCGCCCACGCCGAATTGTGGAAGGTCGGCCAGGTCAAGCCCGGTGACCGCATTCGCTTTCGCCGTATGGATTTCGCGCAGGCCCTGGCGCAGGAACACCAGCAGAATGCTGAGATCGCCAGGCTGGAACCCGTGGCCGCGCCCGCGCCCTTGCCATCAGCGCTTTCAGGGCCAGTGCTGCACCGCATCGAGGCAACCGGGACGACACCACTCGTCACCTACCGGCAGGCGGGTGACAAATATATCCTCCTCGAATATGGCCCGGTCGTGCTCGATCTGGCCTTCCGGCTACGCATCCACGCCTTGATGGAAGACCTGACAGCGCGGCCCGTGGCGGGCATACTGGAACTGTCGCCCGGCGTGCGTTCGCTGCAAATCCATTATGACAGTCTGGTCATTGATCAGCCGGCCTTGCTGGCGGCCCTGCTGGCGGCGGAGGCACGGTTACCCCCGGCGGACAGCATGAGCGTGCCGAGCCGCATCATCCATCTGCCGATGGCCTTTGAGGATTCGGCGACGCTTGGCGCAGTCAAACGCTATCAGGAGACGGTGAAACCGACAGCGCCCTGGCTGCCCAGCAATACCGAATTCATACGTCGTATCAATGGCTTGGATACGGTCGATCAGGTGCGCGACATTCTGTTTTCGGCCAGCTATATGGTGTTGGGTCTGGGCGATGTCTATCTTGGTGCGCCGTGCGCCGTGCCGGTCGATCCGCGTCACCGGCTTTTGACCTCGAAATATAATCCCGCCCGCACCTATACGGCCGAAGGCACGGTCGGGATCGGCGGCATCTATATGTGCATCTACGGCATGGACTCGCCGGGTGGTTATCAGCTTGTCGGGCGCTCCCTGCCGATCTGGAATCAGTTCCTGAAGAATGAGGCCTTCATCGACGGCAAGCCGTGGCTGCTGCGCTTCTTCGATCAGGTGCGGTTCTATCCTGTCAGCGAGGCGGAACTGGAGGTTTTACGGGCTGATTTCCGCGAAGGACGGCATAAAATCGAGATTTCCGACAGCGTTTTCAGCCTGGCTGAGCATAAGGCCTTTCTGGCCTCGATTGCCGATGAACTGACCGGCTTCACGGCGCGTCAGCAGGTGGCTTTCGCTGCCGAGGTGGCCTTGTGGGGCGAAGAAGACACCAACGGCGTGATCGAGGACAGGCCGCCGGAAGCGGTGGTTGATGCGGGCCATATCGGGGTGTCGGCGGCGATCAGCGGCAATGTGTGGAAGATCGCGGTGGCGGAAGGGGCGAGTGTCAAATCCGGCGATGTGCTGGCGGTGCTGGAGGCGATGAAGACCGAGTTTCATATCTATGCCCCATCGGATGGGGTGATTAAAAACCTGTCGTGCCGTGAAGGCCGCCCGGTCGATGCCGGCGCGATCCTGATGACGCTGGCACCCGTCTAATTGTGCAGGCGGCGGTTCCTTCGGACTGGACGCCGCCGCTTTGCTGCTGCACAACAAGGCTACGGAGATACGCCATGCCCTATGTCTTAAGCCCGTTCGATGCCGCCTCGACCGACTGGCGGCGGCTGGTGGGGCGGCTGATCGTCAAATGGACGAAGGCGGCGGGCGCGCCGCTTATTTCGCTGCGGCGGCGGCCCTGGCCTTGTAATAGTCGCTGAGCACGAAGAAGGCCATTTTGCGGTTGCCGTTTTCGTCCATCAGGCCTTTGCGGTTCCAGCCCTGCTGATAGATGTTCTGACGGCGCGGCGAACGGAAGTCCTTGAGAATCCACGGCGACATTCCCGCCAGAAACGTCATATTATCGGCCATAGCCAGGGTCGCCTTATAATAGCTGGCCTGATAATCCTCGCTGAAACGGTGCTGCTGCTCAGGATCGTGATAGCCGAATTTCGCACCCGCGCCGAATTCGGAGAAGATGACCGGCTTGTTATAGTCGGAATGCCAGACGGTTTTGCGCACATCGGCAAGCGTATTGCTGCCATACCAGCCATTATAGGTATTGATGCCGATCACATCGAGATCGGCGGCCAGCGGATCCTTGATCGAGATGTCGGTCGGGCCATTGACGGTCGCCGTGTTCAGCGCCGCCGTCACCAGCCGCGTGCCGTCCAGATCGCGGGCTTCTTGCGCCAGCGTGCCGAGGAAATGGTTGCGCGCATCCGATATGGGCGTTTCGTTGCCGACGCTCCACAGGGCGATGGAGGCGCGGTTGCGGTCGCGCAGGATGTTTTCGGCCATCATGGTCTGGGCGGTTTTCAGCGTGGCCGGACTGGTGAAATTGACACTCCAGTAAACCGGGATTTCGCTCCACACCAATATGCCCATCTTATCGGCCATGCGCGTGGTGATTTCATTGTGCGGATAGTGGGCGAGGCGGACATAATTGCCGTGCAGCCCGTCCTTGATCTCGGTCAGCAGGGCGCGCGACGCTTCTTCGGTGATGCGCCGTGATGGATTGGGGCCGAACTCTTCTTCGTGCATCGAAATGCCGCGCAGGAAGATCGGCTTGCCATTGAGCAATATCTTGGTGCCCTGCACTTCGATGGTGCGGAAGCCGATCTGGTCGGTCAGGGAATCCTCGCCTGCTTTCACCGTTACATTATAGAGGACGGGCGTGTCCGGGCTCCATAAACGCAGGCCCTTCGGCGCGGGCGCGCTTAAACTGACGCGGCCATTGGCGTCGGTCGTGCCCTTCATGTCGAGCTTCGTGCCCGCCACCGTCACCTCGACGGCCTGACCGGCTTTTCCACCTTTAGTATTTGGGCCATCCAGCGCCACATCGGCCTTGATCTGGCCGTCCTTGGTCAGGCGGATGAAGTCGTCGTCAATATAGGTGGCGGGGGTGGCGATCAGCTTCACATCGCGGGTAATGCCGCCATAGGTTTCCCAGTCGGTGACGGTCGGCGGAATCGTGTCGGGCGTGCGCGTGGAATCGACACCGACGACGAGATTATTGTCCCTGGCCCGGAGAATGCCGGTCACTTCAAAGGTGAAGGGCGTGAAGCCGCCATCGTGTTCACCCAGCCGATGGCCGTTCAGATAGACCATCGTGTGGTAATCGGCGGCGTCGAAATGCAGGAAGACGCGCCCATCCTTGCGGATCAGGCCGGGGCTGGCATCGAAGCGTTTCTGATACCACATCAGGCCATTATAATAGCGCAAGGTCGGATCATAGGCGATCCACGACGACGGCACCTCGCCCAGCGGCGCACTGCCGAGATCATATTCAAACAGGGCGTTGGGATCGGCCTTTTCAGCATCGGCCACCACGATGTCGGCGCCGCGTCCGTGGCGTACATCGGTCGATTTGCCGAGGAAATCGGCCAGCCCGTCCTTGTAGGGATCAACCGAATAGTGCCAGGCACCAGCCAGATCGAGGCCTGTGCGCAGATCGGCATCGACCATGACGAGGGGGGGCACGATGGCGCTGTAAGCGGGATTGGCCGCCGGGCCTGCCGGATTGGCGTGCGCGGCGGCAAACGGCGTGGCAGCCAGCCACAGAGTGGTGAAAAACAACGCTTTGCGTGCGGCCATGATCGGTTCCTCTTATATATTTGCCGGAGACGCTACCCCCGGATGTCACCGGTGGCAAGTCCGCCAGCTTCTTTTGTGCGACCGCCGTGACCCCGGCCTTAAAAGGGTCTATAGAGGTGCGGAAGGAGTATGCGCCATGCCCGGATGGCTAAGCCCGCAAGAGGTCGATGCCCTGATCGCGTCGCTTGACGGCTGGCAACTGGAAGCCGAGGGTAAGGCGCTGCGCCGTGAGCTGACCTTTGCCGATTTTCGCACAGCCTGGGCTTTTATTCAGCTTGTGGCGACCGAGGCTGACCGCATGGATCACCATCCCGACTGGTCGAACAGCTATAACCGCGTCTCGATCCGCCTGACCTCGCATGATGCGGGCGGATTGACGGCGCGCGATGAATCCCTGGCCCGCTTCATCGACCGGACGCTGCGGGAACAGGCTTCTGTCGTTTAAGTTTTTTTGCGTTTTCAAGGCGTTTGACTACCGCATTTTATTTTTATTTTTCTGCCCCTAAATCCTATCCATCCCCAGCGGTTACGCATGGGTCATATCAGCCTCCGCTTTTATTAGTTACGGAACCTGCGATGCTCGAAAAGAAAAACACGATTCTGATTGTGGATGATGAAGAAGAAATCCGCAAAATGCTGAGCATTTTTCTCGACGCCGCCGATTTCAAAGTGTGCGAATGCGATTCAGGCAAACAGGCCCTGCGTATGAGCGCCTCGGTGCGTCCCGATCTGATCTTGCTCGATCTCGGCCTGCCCGACATCGACGGCAAGGACGTGATCACCAAGATCCGCGAATGGTCGAATGTGCCGATCGTGGT contains the following coding sequences:
- a CDS encoding 4a-hydroxytetrahydrobiopterin dehydratase, giving the protein MPGWLSPQEVDALIASLDGWQLEAEGKALRRELTFADFRTAWAFIQLVATEADRMDHHPDWSNSYNRVSIRLTSHDAGGLTARDESLARFIDRTLREQASVV
- the uca gene encoding urea carboxylase gives rise to the protein MIHTVLIANRGEIAVRIIRTLKKMGVRSIAVYSEPDRNARHVREADLAVALGGEKPAENYLRGEAIIAAAKATGAQAIIPGYGFLSENADFADACEAAGLAFCGPTGDQMRGFGLKHAARALAEAANVPLTPGSGLLKDLDEARAVAARLGYPVMLKSTAGGGGIGLTRCDDEAALDHAFESVRRLGQNFFSDSGVFLERFVERARHVEVQIFGDGKGGVVALGERDCSLQRRNQKVVEETPAPRLPPATRRHLLDCAAALARSVNYRSAGTVEFIYDEAVDQFYFLEVNTRLQVEHAITEAVTGIDLVEWMIRTAQGDAPDLSRDYPASGAAIEVRIYAEDPIRNFAPSPGLLTEVVFPAEARIDTWVEAGTEVSSFYDPMIAKLIVKGDDRADAIARLNAALAATRLGGIATNLDYLRAIAADAEFAAGQVSTARLNSFVYTPKAIEIIEPGTYTTVQDYPGRVGLWDIGVPPSGPMDDRAFRLGNAIVGNDESAAGFEATISGPALKFHADGVIALTGAACDARLDDQPIGFWQPVAVKAGQVLRIGRVSSGCRTYLAVRGGLDVPLSLGSRSTFVLGHFGGHAGRTLRAGDILPVGGLETAEPKALDAGLIPAYGDHWEIGVLYGPHGAPDFFTEASMDAFFAADWTVHYNSNRLGVRLVGPKPEWARSDGGEAGLHPSNIHDCEYAIGSINFTGDMPVILTRDGPSLGGFVCPVTIAHAELWKVGQVKPGDRIRFRRMDFAQALAQEHQQNAEIARLEPVAAPAPLPSALSGPVLHRIEATGTTPLVTYRQAGDKYILLEYGPVVLDLAFRLRIHALMEDLTARPVAGILELSPGVRSLQIHYDSLVIDQPALLAALLAAEARLPPADSMSVPSRIIHLPMAFEDSATLGAVKRYQETVKPTAPWLPSNTEFIRRINGLDTVDQVRDILFSASYMVLGLGDVYLGAPCAVPVDPRHRLLTSKYNPARTYTAEGTVGIGGIYMCIYGMDSPGGYQLVGRSLPIWNQFLKNEAFIDGKPWLLRFFDQVRFYPVSEAELEVLRADFREGRHKIEISDSVFSLAEHKAFLASIADELTGFTARQQVAFAAEVALWGEEDTNGVIEDRPPEAVVDAGHIGVSAAISGNVWKIAVAEGASVKSGDVLAVLEAMKTEFHIYAPSDGVIKNLSCREGRPVDAGAILMTLAPV
- a CDS encoding glycoside hydrolase family 2 TIM barrel-domain containing protein, which produces MAARKALFFTTLWLAATPFAAAHANPAGPAANPAYSAIVPPLVMVDADLRTGLDLAGAWHYSVDPYKDGLADFLGKSTDVRHGRGADIVVADAEKADPNALFEYDLGSAPLGEVPSSWIAYDPTLRYYNGLMWYQKRFDASPGLIRKDGRVFLHFDAADYHTMVYLNGHRLGEHDGGFTPFTFEVTGILRARDNNLVVGVDSTRTPDTIPPTVTDWETYGGITRDVKLIATPATYIDDDFIRLTKDGQIKADVALDGPNTKGGKAGQAVEVTVAGTKLDMKGTTDANGRVSLSAPAPKGLRLWSPDTPVLYNVTVKAGEDSLTDQIGFRTIEVQGTKILLNGKPIFLRGISMHEEEFGPNPSRRITEEASRALLTEIKDGLHGNYVRLAHYPHNEITTRMADKMGILVWSEIPVYWSVNFTSPATLKTAQTMMAENILRDRNRASIALWSVGNETPISDARNHFLGTLAQEARDLDGTRLVTAALNTATVNGPTDISIKDPLAADLDVIGINTYNGWYGSNTLADVRKTVWHSDYNKPVIFSEFGAGAKFGYHDPEQQHRFSEDYQASYYKATLAMADNMTFLAGMSPWILKDFRSPRRQNIYQQGWNRKGLMDENGNRKMAFFVLSDYYKARAAAAAK